The following proteins come from a genomic window of Nostoc sp. TCL26-01:
- the leuS gene encoding leucine--tRNA ligase: MDSRYNPSTIEAKWQQTWLELGLDKTPTQSNKPKFYALSMFPYPSGSLHMGHVRNYTITDVIARLKRMQGYRVLHPMGWDAFGLPAENAAIDRGVPPSKWTYQNIAQMRQQLQQLGLSIDWDSELATCSPDYYKWTQWIFLQFLQAGLAYQKEAAVNWDPIDQTVLANEQVDNEGRSWRSGAIVERKLLRQWFLKITDYAEELLNDLDKLTGWPERVKLMQANWIGKSTGAYLEFPIVGSSEKIAVYTTRPDTVYGVSYLVLAPEHPLTQQVTTKTQQSAVNTFVQEVTNQTELERTAEDKPKRGVPTGGKAINPFTGEEVPIWIADYVLYEYGTGAVMGVPAHDVRDFKFAQRYDLPIDFVIAAPEDVAGFDLSPTVETEEVTQLVQIEYNEAYTEPGILINSGLLTGMNSTEAKQAIVKYAETQGFGKERIQYRLRDWLISRQRYWGAPIPVIHCPNCGIVPVPDQDLPVQLPEEVEFTGRGGSPLAQLASWVNVPCPTCGTPAKRETDTMDTFIDSSWYFLRFPDAQNQQQVFESAKTNDWMPVNQYVGGIEHAILHLLYSRFFTKVLRDRGLLNFDEPFQRLLTQGMVQGLTYLNPNKGGKDKWIPSHLVDPADPRDPQTGEPLQRLYATMSKSKGNGVAPEDVIGKYGIDTARMFILFKAPPEKDLEWDEADVEGQFRFLNRVWRLVTDYVASGVKSGKFQSGELSKLEKDLRRAIHTAIQAVTEDLEDEYQFNTAVSELMKLSNALTDAGCKDSAVYAEGIETLILMLAPFAPHIADELWQLLGKSESVHTQTWPGFDTEALVADEITVVIQINGKKRADIQVPSQVDKAALEKLALESEITQRYIEGKEIKKVIVVPGKLVNFVVG; the protein is encoded by the coding sequence GTGGATTCCCGATACAACCCCAGCACAATTGAGGCAAAATGGCAACAAACATGGTTAGAACTGGGTTTAGATAAGACCCCAACACAGAGCAATAAACCAAAATTCTACGCTCTATCCATGTTCCCCTATCCATCGGGTAGCCTACACATGGGTCACGTCCGTAATTACACAATTACCGACGTAATCGCCCGCCTCAAACGGATGCAAGGTTATCGGGTACTACATCCAATGGGATGGGATGCCTTTGGCTTGCCAGCAGAAAACGCCGCTATTGACCGGGGCGTACCACCATCCAAATGGACTTATCAAAATATTGCCCAAATGCGGCAACAATTGCAGCAGCTGGGTTTATCTATCGACTGGGATAGTGAATTAGCTACCTGTTCCCCAGATTATTATAAGTGGACACAGTGGATTTTCTTGCAGTTTTTGCAAGCGGGGTTGGCTTATCAAAAAGAAGCAGCCGTCAACTGGGACCCCATTGACCAAACTGTCTTGGCTAACGAACAAGTTGATAATGAAGGACGTTCTTGGCGTAGCGGTGCTATCGTCGAGCGTAAATTGTTGCGTCAGTGGTTTTTGAAGATTACTGACTATGCCGAAGAATTATTAAACGACCTGGATAAATTGACAGGTTGGCCAGAACGAGTCAAATTAATGCAGGCAAACTGGATAGGGAAATCCACAGGGGCATATTTGGAATTTCCCATTGTCGGCAGTAGTGAGAAAATTGCTGTCTACACCACCCGTCCTGACACAGTATATGGGGTGAGTTACTTAGTATTAGCACCAGAACATCCCCTCACTCAGCAAGTCACCACCAAAACCCAACAATCAGCTGTCAACACCTTTGTTCAAGAGGTGACAAATCAAACTGAGTTGGAACGTACCGCCGAGGACAAACCCAAGCGCGGTGTCCCCACAGGTGGCAAAGCCATTAACCCATTTACAGGGGAAGAAGTACCCATCTGGATTGCTGATTATGTACTGTATGAGTATGGTACTGGGGCAGTGATGGGTGTACCTGCCCATGATGTGCGGGATTTTAAATTTGCTCAAAGATATGATTTGCCCATTGATTTTGTCATTGCTGCCCCAGAAGATGTAGCAGGTTTTGACTTAAGCCCAACAGTAGAAACAGAAGAAGTTACACAACTCGTCCAAATTGAATACAACGAGGCGTACACAGAACCAGGAATTTTGATTAATTCTGGTCTGTTGACTGGGATGAATTCTACAGAAGCTAAACAAGCAATTGTTAAATATGCTGAAACCCAAGGTTTTGGCAAAGAACGCATCCAGTATCGCTTGCGGGATTGGTTGATTTCTCGACAACGTTATTGGGGCGCACCCATTCCCGTGATTCATTGCCCCAACTGTGGCATAGTACCCGTACCCGACCAAGATTTACCCGTGCAATTGCCAGAAGAAGTGGAATTTACCGGACGTGGTGGTTCACCGTTAGCGCAGTTGGCAAGTTGGGTAAATGTGCCTTGTCCGACCTGTGGCACTCCTGCTAAACGGGAAACAGACACGATGGATACCTTTATTGATTCCTCGTGGTATTTTTTACGCTTTCCTGATGCACAAAACCAGCAGCAGGTGTTTGAGTCAGCCAAAACGAATGACTGGATGCCTGTAAATCAATATGTAGGTGGCATTGAACACGCGATTTTACATTTATTGTATTCCCGGTTCTTTACAAAAGTGCTAAGAGATAGAGGTTTGTTGAATTTTGATGAACCCTTCCAACGCTTGTTAACTCAAGGGATGGTACAAGGTTTAACTTACTTAAATCCTAACAAGGGCGGTAAAGATAAATGGATTCCTTCTCATCTTGTAGACCCAGCTGATCCCCGTGACCCCCAAACAGGCGAACCCTTACAACGCCTTTACGCTACTATGTCCAAGTCTAAAGGGAATGGTGTTGCACCAGAAGACGTAATTGGCAAGTACGGCATCGATACAGCACGGATGTTTATTTTGTTTAAAGCACCACCAGAAAAAGATTTGGAATGGGATGAGGCTGATGTTGAAGGACAATTCCGCTTTTTAAATCGGGTTTGGCGTTTGGTGACAGATTATGTTGCCTCTGGGGTAAAGTCTGGTAAATTTCAGTCTGGTGAATTGAGCAAGCTAGAAAAAGATTTGCGTCGGGCAATTCACACAGCCATTCAAGCGGTGACAGAAGATTTAGAGGATGAATATCAATTCAATACAGCTGTTTCCGAGTTGATGAAGTTGAGTAATGCCCTGACGGATGCTGGCTGTAAAGATTCAGCAGTATATGCAGAAGGGATTGAGACTTTGATTTTAATGCTTGCTCCCTTTGCACCCCACATTGCTGATGAATTGTGGCAATTATTGGGTAAGAGTGAATCAGTTCATACTCAAACTTGGCCAGGGTTTGACACTGAAGCTTTAGTCGCTGATGAAATCACTGTGGTGATTCAAATCAATGGCAAAAAGCGCGCTGATATCCAGGTTCCATCTCAAGTAGATAAAGCTGCCTTAGAGAAATTGGCATTGGAATCAGAAATAACTCAGCGTTATATCGAGGGTAAAGAGATTAAAAAGGTGATTGTTGTGCCTGGGAAGTTGGTCAATTTTGTAGTTGGTTAG
- a CDS encoding Uma2 family endonuclease has translation MTALTLNLNSVIKLTTEQFYQLCVENPDLKLERNTHGELIIMPPTGGETGRSNVNLILQVASWNEKNHGGEVFDSSTGFTLPNGADRSPDVSWVEQSRWQALTREQREKFLPLCPDFVIEIMSPSDNLKKVQDKMNEYISNGCRLGWLINRKRQEVEIYRPGQEVEVLKLPQTLSGENVLSGFVLNLQRIWL, from the coding sequence ATGACAGCACTGACACTAAATCTCAATTCTGTGATTAAACTGACAACAGAACAGTTTTATCAATTGTGTGTTGAAAACCCCGATTTAAAATTAGAACGCAACACCCACGGAGAATTAATTATCATGCCACCCACAGGCGGGGAAACAGGCAGAAGTAATGTTAATTTAATTCTGCAAGTAGCATCATGGAATGAAAAAAATCATGGGGGTGAAGTTTTTGATTCATCTACTGGATTTACTCTACCAAATGGTGCTGACCGTTCTCCGGATGTGTCTTGGGTGGAACAATCTCGTTGGCAGGCTTTGACTAGAGAACAAAGAGAAAAATTTCTGCCTCTATGTCCTGATTTTGTCATTGAAATCATGTCACCATCCGACAATTTAAAAAAGGTTCAAGACAAAATGAATGAGTATATCTCAAATGGATGTCGATTGGGTTGGTTAATCAACCGTAAAAGGCAAGAAGTAGAAATTTATCGTCCTGGACAAGAAGTGGAAGTTTTAAAATTACCCCAAACGCTGTCTGGTGAAAATGTGTTATCTGGATTTGTACTCAATCTCCAACGAATTTGGCTCTAA
- a CDS encoding Uma2 family endonuclease has product MKWEEVCDDKNLQDLPFKIELNKWGQIVMSPVKIKYSFYQGRIQRLLESLLHTGEVMPECAINTSDGVKVADVVWCSEERFTQIEDEVSAWIAPEICVEVKSSGNSLEEMEFKQKLYLAAKAIEVWLCNEQGEMKFYNEQGELAQSLLVPQFPKQIQR; this is encoded by the coding sequence ATGAAATGGGAAGAAGTTTGTGACGATAAAAATTTACAAGATTTACCCTTCAAAATTGAATTAAATAAATGGGGTCAAATTGTTATGAGTCCCGTCAAAATTAAATATTCTTTTTACCAAGGGAGAATCCAACGGTTATTAGAATCTTTACTGCATACGGGAGAAGTGATGCCAGAATGCGCTATAAACACGTCAGATGGGGTGAAAGTTGCTGATGTTGTTTGGTGTTCTGAGGAAAGATTTACTCAAATTGAAGATGAAGTGTCAGCATGGATTGCACCAGAAATATGTGTAGAAGTTAAATCCAGTGGTAACAGTTTGGAAGAGATGGAATTTAAACAAAAATTATATTTAGCAGCTAAAGCTATAGAAGTGTGGTTATGTAATGAACAAGGAGAAATGAAATTTTATAACGAACAAGGTGAATTAGCACAATCTTTATTAGTTCCGCAATTTCCGAAGCAAATTCAAAGGTAA
- the corA gene encoding magnesium/cobalt transporter CorA — translation MIRKLRRLSKAFTKPDKDKYKDQFYHYPGTLPGTIVIDEDAPPPIIFLIDYGHDNFLRQQVATPEECIPYLDSDSVSWVDVQGLGNQDILERLGKVFELHPLVLEDVVNVPERPKIEDYDDQLLFIARMVVPKAISCGFYSEQVSLVLGKHYLLTIQEEPEHDCFEGVRVRIEKAKGTIRRQGVDYLAYALLDAIIDGFFPVLELYGEELEDLEEEVIVNPTRQTLQKIYQIRRELLQLRRAIWPQRDAINALIRDGSELISEEVRIYLRDCYDHAVQVMDMVETYRELASGLMDVYLSAVSNKMNEVMKLLTVVSAIFIPLTFIVGIYGMNFNTEKSPYNMPELNWYWGYPLCIALMGAIASGLLYFFWKRGWLENSSVIRRD, via the coding sequence ATGATCAGAAAACTTCGTCGCCTTTCCAAAGCCTTCACTAAGCCAGATAAAGATAAATACAAAGATCAGTTCTATCACTACCCAGGCACGTTGCCAGGAACCATTGTCATTGATGAAGATGCACCACCACCGATAATTTTTTTAATTGATTATGGTCATGATAATTTTCTTCGTCAGCAGGTAGCCACACCAGAAGAATGTATCCCCTATTTGGATTCAGATTCTGTTTCTTGGGTGGATGTGCAGGGTTTAGGTAATCAGGACATATTAGAAAGATTAGGTAAAGTGTTTGAGTTACACCCTCTGGTTTTAGAAGATGTGGTAAATGTGCCAGAACGCCCAAAAATAGAAGACTATGACGATCAATTGTTATTTATCGCGCGGATGGTAGTACCTAAAGCAATCAGCTGTGGTTTTTATAGTGAACAAGTGAGTTTAGTTTTGGGGAAACACTATTTGTTGACTATACAGGAAGAACCAGAGCATGATTGCTTTGAAGGGGTAAGAGTGCGAATTGAAAAAGCCAAAGGGACTATCCGCAGGCAAGGGGTTGATTATTTGGCTTATGCTTTGTTAGATGCGATTATTGATGGGTTTTTCCCCGTTTTGGAACTTTATGGAGAGGAACTGGAAGATTTAGAGGAAGAAGTCATTGTTAACCCTACCCGGCAAACACTGCAAAAAATTTATCAAATTAGGCGAGAATTGCTGCAATTGCGACGAGCTATCTGGCCACAGCGAGACGCAATTAATGCTTTGATTCGAGATGGCAGTGAATTGATTAGTGAAGAAGTACGAATTTATCTGAGAGATTGTTATGACCATGCTGTACAAGTCATGGATATGGTGGAGACTTATCGAGAATTAGCATCTGGGTTGATGGATGTGTATCTCTCAGCCGTTAGCAACAAGATGAATGAAGTGATGAAGTTGCTGACTGTGGTTTCGGCTATTTTTATTCCCTTGACTTTCATCGTTGGGATATATGGAATGAATTTCAATACAGAAAAATCACCATATAATATGCCAGAACTGAATTGGTACTGGGGTTATCCACTTTGTATAGCTTTGATGGGAGCGATCGCTTCTGGATTACTATACTTCTTTTGGAAACGCGGTTGGCTAGAAAATTCTTCTGTGATTAGGCGTGATTAA
- the rnc gene encoding ribonuclease III, protein MSLVYPRRQRQLESLVRKLGLPTTAPIKWELLDLALTHPTVSESANYEQLEFVGDAVVRLAAAVMLWEVYPDCQVGDFAAIRSVLVSDRILAQLAREYGLELHLLVAGSATSDKIGQESRLADAFEAVLGALYLSTNNLDLIRPWLDRHFQQLAAEIRSDPARLNYKAALQEWTQAQFKVLPEYRVVEINQANRTQERFAAEVWLHDKKLGEGKGRSIKAAEQAAAKVAFMGITPQEEV, encoded by the coding sequence ATGAGCCTTGTTTATCCACGCCGTCAGAGGCAACTTGAAAGTTTAGTAAGAAAATTAGGTCTGCCGACAACAGCACCTATTAAATGGGAATTGCTGGATTTGGCACTGACTCATCCAACAGTGTCTGAGTCTGCCAATTATGAACAGTTAGAGTTCGTTGGTGATGCAGTAGTGCGACTGGCGGCGGCTGTGATGTTGTGGGAGGTTTACCCAGATTGCCAAGTAGGAGACTTTGCGGCAATTCGTTCGGTGTTGGTGAGCGATCGCATTCTTGCCCAACTTGCTAGAGAATATGGTTTAGAGTTACATTTACTCGTTGCTGGCAGCGCCACCAGTGACAAAATTGGTCAAGAGTCACGCCTTGCTGATGCTTTTGAGGCTGTTTTAGGTGCGCTTTATCTCAGCACCAATAATTTAGACCTGATTCGTCCTTGGTTAGACCGTCATTTTCAACAACTGGCGGCAGAAATTCGCTCAGATCCTGCTCGACTCAACTACAAAGCAGCTCTACAAGAGTGGACACAAGCACAATTTAAAGTTTTACCAGAATACCGCGTTGTGGAAATCAATCAAGCCAACCGCACTCAAGAGCGTTTCGCGGCTGAGGTATGGTTACACGATAAAAAGCTCGGTGAAGGTAAGGGACGCTCTATCAAAGCCGCCGAACAAGCAGCCGCTAAAGTCGCTTTTATGGGGATTACACCTCAAGAAGAGGTGTAA
- a CDS encoding Gfo/Idh/MocA family protein, with protein MTNIAVIGVGRWGVHLLRNFLAHPQANVVAVVDPHPDRLAIVKQQFNLDDDVLLTTQWSELQQIPELTAVAIATPATTHYALIKDALNFGYHVLAEKPLTLDPIECQELCQLAQQQQLILMVDHTYLFHPAVEQGQAVVQSGKLGELRYGYAARTHLGPVRQDVDALWDLAIHDIAIFNNWLGKVPISVQATGTVWLQGANYLPISPSPQPPSGLADLVWVTLTYPDGFQVYIHLCWLNPDKQRRLAVVGSLGTLIFDEMSASSPLTLLHGEFERQENLFLPVNQSREVLELKTGEPLQRVCDRFLNSISQNTTPEISSGWVGTELVKILAALTISLNQGGKSVHLSETS; from the coding sequence ATGACTAACATCGCTGTGATTGGGGTGGGACGTTGGGGAGTACATCTGTTGCGGAACTTTTTAGCACATCCGCAAGCCAATGTTGTGGCAGTAGTAGATCCCCATCCAGATAGGTTGGCTATAGTAAAGCAGCAGTTTAACTTAGATGATGATGTATTATTGACGACTCAATGGTCTGAGTTGCAGCAAATTCCCGAATTGACAGCAGTGGCGATCGCTACTCCCGCCACTACCCACTATGCTTTAATCAAGGACGCTCTCAACTTTGGCTACCATGTTCTCGCCGAGAAGCCTTTAACTCTAGATCCGATAGAGTGCCAAGAACTTTGTCAATTGGCACAGCAACAGCAGTTAATCTTGATGGTTGATCACACCTATTTATTTCACCCAGCCGTTGAACAAGGACAGGCCGTTGTCCAGTCTGGTAAATTAGGTGAGTTACGTTACGGTTACGCTGCTCGCACCCATTTAGGCCCCGTGCGGCAAGATGTAGATGCACTATGGGACTTAGCCATTCATGATATTGCCATCTTTAACAACTGGTTAGGAAAAGTACCGATTAGTGTACAGGCGACAGGTACAGTTTGGTTACAAGGTGCGAATTATCTCCCCATCTCCCCCTCTCCCCAACCCCCATCAGGTTTAGCCGATTTAGTCTGGGTAACATTGACATATCCTGATGGGTTTCAAGTTTACATCCATCTTTGTTGGCTCAATCCTGATAAACAGCGTAGATTGGCTGTGGTGGGTAGTCTTGGCACGTTGATTTTTGATGAAATGTCAGCATCATCACCTTTGACGTTGTTGCATGGTGAGTTTGAACGCCAAGAAAATCTGTTTTTACCTGTGAATCAAAGCCGAGAGGTGCTGGAATTAAAAACAGGTGAACCGTTACAGCGAGTTTGCGATCGCTTTCTCAATTCTATTTCCCAAAATACAACTCCTGAGATTTCCTCTGGCTGGGTTGGCACAGAATTAGTCAAAATTCTCGCTGCTTTGACAATATCGCTGAATCAAGGAGGTAAATCTGTTCATCTTAGTGAAACCTCTTGA
- a CDS encoding response regulator, giving the protein MTNNSEELHPQNVTNNIQSLEGLQILVVDDNPDSLFLTTCILESYGVQVLTATSALEALEAIEQSKFDLLIFDIAMPDMDGYSLIRKVRKNLLTENTNVPAIALTALSLEESSNMALISGFQGYVNKPIDPNVLIIEILKILGSSASQNGNS; this is encoded by the coding sequence GTGACAAATAATTCGGAAGAACTGCATCCACAAAACGTTACAAATAACATTCAATCTTTAGAAGGGTTACAAATTCTCGTAGTAGATGATAACCCTGACAGCCTATTCCTAACCACTTGTATTTTGGAAAGTTATGGTGTTCAAGTATTAACTGCAACATCAGCTTTAGAAGCACTGGAGGCAATCGAGCAATCAAAGTTTGATCTGTTAATCTTTGATATTGCTATGCCAGACATGGATGGATACTCATTAATTCGCAAAGTGAGAAAAAACCTCCTCACAGAAAACACCAATGTTCCAGCGATCGCTCTCACAGCGTTAAGCTTAGAAGAAAGTTCTAACATGGCTTTGATATCTGGTTTTCAAGGCTATGTCAATAAACCCATAGATCCCAATGTTTTAATCATAGAAATCCTCAAAATTCTGGGAAGTTCTGCATCACAAAATGGCAATAGTTAA
- a CDS encoding alpha/beta hydrolase has protein sequence MGKNLKLAASFGCAIALTQFFGTNTAAHAADTLVVRFGLFAESIPVADLQKAADTGKFPSSLNTFTSRLSEQQRNSLIGALRMRIPLSVVTLSRLLNTQIGTTILNDLSTAVARKDQAGAKALRAGLVLGASSPQGLSVISFIRAYPSQSLEINLPQAFKVAGSLNSGFWRTQQFMLSIASFINPTTPQISLPFDPSQRGTAQVQVLNLSLNDEKRERNIPVDIYWSTAATQDKPLIVYSHGLGSVRTDLRYLAEHLASHGYVFVALEHPRSNQANANLAAQGKARLLPPQEFLDRPQDVSFVLDELAKLNQTTGNPLQGKLATNNTMILGYSFGGSTALSLAGAELQLAELKKRCQSKLSILSFGETIQCLAQELPENNYQLRDARIKQAMAMSPTTSLMFGETGLTKVQVPTLIVASSADKTTPALTEQIIGFSKIPSPKWLVGIVGGTHLSVKDPSTTLDQVGQPDTPFSGGEIVGEQAVDVRRFMKAIALAFVAQLTPEAQKYAVFLTPEYAQVASTKVFPFRIIREIPPEAIPVGKK, from the coding sequence ATGGGAAAAAATCTGAAATTAGCAGCAAGTTTCGGTTGTGCGATCGCCTTAACGCAGTTTTTTGGTACAAATACTGCTGCACACGCGGCTGATACTCTTGTGGTGCGGTTTGGTTTGTTTGCAGAATCCATTCCTGTAGCTGATTTACAAAAGGCGGCGGATACTGGCAAATTCCCCAGTAGTTTGAACACATTCACCAGCCGACTATCTGAACAGCAACGTAATTCCCTCATCGGTGCGCTGAGAATGAGAATACCTTTGAGTGTAGTTACTCTTAGTAGATTACTCAATACGCAAATTGGTACGACCATACTCAATGATTTATCAACAGCTGTGGCTCGTAAAGACCAAGCGGGAGCAAAAGCGTTAAGAGCCGGATTGGTACTGGGGGCTAGTTCTCCTCAAGGTCTTTCTGTGATTAGTTTTATTCGTGCTTATCCTAGTCAAAGCTTGGAAATTAATTTGCCCCAAGCCTTTAAAGTTGCAGGTAGTTTAAATAGTGGTTTCTGGCGTACACAACAGTTTATGCTGTCGATCGCTTCTTTTATTAATCCCACAACACCGCAGATTTCTTTACCTTTTGATCCTAGTCAACGAGGGACGGCCCAAGTACAAGTACTTAATTTAAGTTTGAATGACGAAAAACGCGAACGCAACATCCCTGTTGATATCTATTGGTCAACTGCTGCAACTCAAGATAAACCTCTGATTGTCTACTCTCACGGTTTAGGTTCAGTCCGCACAGATTTACGCTATCTAGCAGAACATCTAGCTTCTCACGGCTATGTATTTGTCGCCTTAGAACATCCCCGCAGTAATCAGGCAAATGCTAATTTAGCAGCGCAGGGTAAAGCTAGGCTTTTGCCACCTCAAGAGTTTTTAGATCGTCCCCAAGATGTAAGTTTTGTCTTAGATGAATTAGCAAAACTCAACCAAACAACTGGTAATCCCCTGCAAGGAAAACTGGCAACTAATAATACAATGATTTTGGGTTATTCTTTTGGCGGTAGTACGGCTTTATCTTTAGCAGGAGCCGAATTACAACTAGCAGAACTAAAAAAACGTTGTCAAAGTAAATTATCTATTTTGAGTTTTGGCGAAACTATTCAATGTTTAGCTCAAGAATTGCCAGAAAACAATTATCAACTGCGGGATGCCAGAATTAAACAAGCAATGGCGATGAGTCCCACAACTTCCTTAATGTTTGGGGAAACTGGTTTAACTAAAGTGCAAGTACCGACTTTAATTGTCGCCAGTTCCGCAGATAAAACTACTCCAGCATTAACCGAACAAATCATTGGATTTAGTAAAATTCCTTCACCCAAATGGTTAGTAGGTATTGTTGGCGGGACACATTTGAGTGTGAAAGATCCCAGTACAACTTTAGATCAGGTAGGACAGCCAGATACACCTTTTAGTGGCGGTGAAATCGTCGGTGAACAAGCTGTTGATGTCCGTAGATTTATGAAAGCGATCGCTCTAGCTTTCGTCGCTCAACTCACACCAGAAGCCCAAAAATATGCTGTGTTTCTGACTCCAGAGTATGCCCAAGTAGCTTCCACTAAAGTCTTTCCCTTTCGCATAATCAGAGAAATTCCTCCAGAAGCTATTCCTGTCGGGAAAAAATAG
- a CDS encoding molybdenum cofactor guanylyltransferase, giving the protein MNDLSAIVLAGGKSSRMGQDKTLIPVHGVPLLQLMCNIAASCAETVYVVTPWPERYQHLVLPNCQFIQEVPFTPLDEKKGTQNIADSFSTPGPLVGFAQGLAQVQTEWVLLLACDLPKLRVEVLREWATGLDSVPDEAIAALAHHPKGWEPLCGFYRRRCLPQLLEFINQGGRSFQQWLQQYSVQVLPLSTPEILFNCNTPEDWAVIQQS; this is encoded by the coding sequence ATGAATGACTTAAGTGCTATCGTTCTAGCAGGTGGGAAAAGTTCCCGTATGGGACAAGATAAGACTTTGATCCCAGTTCATGGTGTGCCGTTGTTGCAGTTGATGTGTAACATTGCTGCAAGTTGTGCTGAAACTGTTTATGTAGTCACACCTTGGCCAGAACGCTATCAACACTTGGTTTTACCCAATTGCCAATTTATTCAAGAAGTTCCATTCACTCCGCTAGATGAGAAGAAAGGAACACAAAATATTGCTGATTCTTTCTCGACTCCCGGCCCTCTGGTTGGCTTTGCTCAAGGATTAGCACAGGTGCAGACTGAATGGGTGTTGCTTTTGGCTTGTGATTTGCCGAAGTTGCGAGTTGAGGTATTGCGAGAGTGGGCTACTGGACTTGATAGTGTACCAGATGAAGCGATCGCTGCGTTAGCGCATCACCCTAAAGGCTGGGAACCTTTATGTGGTTTCTATCGCCGTCGCTGTTTACCTCAATTGTTAGAGTTTATCAATCAAGGGGGGCGATCGTTTCAACAGTGGTTACAGCAGTATTCTGTCCAAGTTTTACCTTTGTCAACTCCGGAAATATTATTTAACTGCAATACACCAGAAGATTGGGCTGTGATTCAACAGTCGTGA
- a CDS encoding VOC family protein: MNKLPVLGNITPIIPAGGDLEKSIVFYEQQLGFTTLYKEGNPVEIAIIKRDSAEIILQRNDDRYLAEWTTFRIQVDDIEQLYREFQSKGGQMIHPNGILETKPWGMKEFVILDVAGVCITFYEPVN; the protein is encoded by the coding sequence ATGAATAAATTGCCTGTATTGGGAAACATCACTCCCATTATTCCGGCTGGTGGGGACTTAGAAAAATCAATTGTTTTTTATGAACAACAGTTAGGTTTTACCACTTTATATAAAGAAGGTAATCCGGTCGAGATAGCAATTATTAAACGTGACTCGGCAGAAATTATCCTACAAAGAAATGATGACCGATACTTGGCAGAATGGACAACTTTTCGTATCCAAGTTGATGACATTGAGCAACTGTATCGGGAATTTCAGTCCAAGGGGGGGCAAATGATTCATCCAAACGGTATCTTAGAAACAAAACCTTGGGGTATGAAAGAATTTGTCATTCTGGATGTGGCTGGCGTGTGCATCACATTTTATGAGCCAGTAAACTGA